The nucleotide window GAGGTAACAGAAGAACTTGCCGCACAAACAAAGTATATGACAACACAGGAAGTAACAGAATTCTGGTATGAAAGATTTCCATGGGAAAATTTTGATGCATCTGATCTGGAAAATAAAGTGGTTACCAGGGTGATTGAAATGATACACACCAATGATTGTACAATGTCCGGTGTTCAGGAATTCATCAGAAATCTTAAGAACAATGATTATAAAATAGGATTGGCTACAAACGCTCCCTTACGGGTGGCCCATGCTGTTCTTGAAAAGCTTGAGGTTAGAGATCTTTTTGATACCATTCATTCATCAGAATTCGAAATCCAGGGAAAACCTCATCCCGCTGTTTATCTTACTTCTGCAAAAAATCTTGGGATTTCTCCTGAGCACTGTATTGCGATTGAGGACAGCCATTCAGGATTAAAAGCAGCAAAAGAAGCAGGAATGAAAACCATTATTTTCACAAATAATGACGAAAATATAAACTCCAGCCTTGCCGACTTTAAAATACCGAGCTTTAGCAGTGCATCACTGCCGGTTTTTAGTGAATAGTGAATAGTGAATAGTGAATAGTGAATCCGCTTCGCTGTGAATTTAGTAGAAACTATAAAATTGACGATCGACTGCATAGCAAATTGACCATTGACGTTAAAAGGTGAATCGGCTTCGCTGTGAATTTTGATAGGCATTATAAAAATTGACTATCGACTGCAAAGCAAATTTACCATTGACGTTAAAAGGTGAATCCGCTTTGCTGTGAATTTTGATAGACGTTATAAAAATTGACTATTGACTGTGCCGCAAATTGGTCATCGACATT belongs to Chryseobacterium gleum and includes:
- the hxpB gene encoding hexitol phosphatase HxpB, translated to MALKAVIFDMDGVLVDSEKFWAQAELDVFSSYGVEVTEELAAQTKYMTTQEVTEFWYERFPWENFDASDLENKVVTRVIEMIHTNDCTMSGVQEFIRNLKNNDYKIGLATNAPLRVAHAVLEKLEVRDLFDTIHSSEFEIQGKPHPAVYLTSAKNLGISPEHCIAIEDSHSGLKAAKEAGMKTIIFTNNDENINSSLADFKIPSFSSASLPVFSE